In Providencia hangzhouensis, the DNA window TTTTTTGTGTTGCAGTTGTTGCGTGAACTGTTGTCATCAGACCTTCAACGATACCGAACTTGTCATTGATAACTTTAGCCAGTGGAGCTAAGCAGTTAGTTGTACAAGATGCGTTAGAAACGATTTCTTGACCTGCGTAAGCTTTGTGGTTAACGCCCATAACGAACATAGGAGTATCATCTTTAGAAGGGCCAGTCAGAACAACTTTCTTAGCGCCAGCTTGGATGTGTTTACGTGCAGTTTCATCAGTTAAGAAGATACCTGTTGCTTCAGCAACGACGTCAACACCGACTTCGTTCCATTTCAGGTTTGCAGGATCTTTTTCTGCTGTTACACGGATTTTTTTGCCGTTTACAACTAGGTGACCATCTTTAACTTCAACAGTACCGTTGAAACGACCATGAGTTGAGTCGTATTTCAGCATGTATGCCATGTATTCTGCATCGAGCAGGTCGTTGATAGCAACGATTTCGATGTCAGAACGCTCTTGTGCAGCACGGAAAACGATACGGCCAATACGACCAAAACCATTAATACCTACTTTGATAGTCATAGTATTTCCACCAGCTATTTATTCGTGAATTAAGTTGTAGTTAAAGTTACCAAAACCTTGCCAGCCGTCAAGCGGAATCGTGTCAATTATTGAAAAAAATCAATTCTGATACCACCAATTGCTTATTTGTCAGCCACTTCAGCGGCAAATACAGCCGCACGTATTATCGGGATTGTACGGCATAATGAAACCATCTATCAGTGATATATGTGATACGGTTCACAAATCAAAACGGAAAGTAAGATGCTTCTTAGTTTAGAATAGTTTTACAGAAAATG includes these proteins:
- the gapA gene encoding glyceraldehyde-3-phosphate dehydrogenase, which produces MTIKVGINGFGRIGRIVFRAAQERSDIEIVAINDLLDAEYMAYMLKYDSTHGRFNGTVEVKDGHLVVNGKKIRVTAEKDPANLKWNEVGVDVVAEATGIFLTDETARKHIQAGAKKVVLTGPSKDDTPMFVMGVNHKAYAGQEIVSNASCTTNCLAPLAKVINDKFGIVEGLMTTVHATTATQKTVDGPSHKDWRGGRGAAQNIIPSSTGAAKAVGKVIPELNGKLTGMSFRVPTPNVSVVDLTVRLEKPATYAQICDAIKEAAAGELKGVLGYTEDDVVSTDFNGEKLTSVFDAKAGIALNDNFVKLVSWYDNETGYSNKVLDLIAHISK